TATGAGCAGTTCTTCCAGGGCACGGCGCGAATGCCTCCTGCCGAAGATCACGCCCAGCTCCGCAGTGCGTTGCTGAAGCTGAAGGCCTCTGCGCCGCGTGGCGCGGCCGTACGGTTTCGCCTGGACGCCCTGTACAACCGCTTTCTTTCGTACGAGCGCATGTGGAGCCGCGTCGTTCGCGAGAGGGAGGAGGGCACCTACGCGCCGGACCTCGCGCGAGCCCGCCTCCGCCGCTCGCGTGAAGCGGGGGCCGGCGTTTCCGCGACTGCTCGGGCCGCGAGCGCCGCCGGAGCCGGAGTGGCCGCCGAGGCTGGTGGTGTCTCCGACTCGCGGGTCGCTGCCTCGTCGCCGGACCCGCGCGAAGCCGCGACAACTCAGGCTCCTGCGGTTCGCAAGGAATCGCCGGCTGGCCCTCGGGTGCCGCCCGCCTCCGGCTCGATCTCGGACGCACGGCTCCGTGCGATTTACGACTCCTACGTGCTCGCGAAGCGCCGGTGCGGCGAG
The Vulgatibacter incomptus DNA segment above includes these coding regions:
- a CDS encoding MXAN_5187 C-terminal domain-containing protein, producing the protein MSKNTGGGGDEALRRVAELEAATEALKVRYEQFFQGTARMPPAEDHAQLRSALLKLKASAPRGAAVRFRLDALYNRFLSYERMWSRVVREREEGTYAPDLARARLRRSREAGAGVSATARAASAAGAGVAAEAGGVSDSRVAASSPDPREAATTQAPAVRKESPAGPRVPPASGSISDARLRAIYDSYVLAKRRCGESADGVSFERLAAKLRGQVPGLLEKHKTSNIDFKVVIHDGKAMLKVVPG